Proteins found in one Pseudorasbora parva isolate DD20220531a chromosome 11, ASM2467924v1, whole genome shotgun sequence genomic segment:
- the LOC137092132 gene encoding serine protease inhibitor Kazal-type 1-like, with protein sequence MFARGIIVLLCVLVAISDGEREPVCNRPPGACPKIYEPVCGTNRVTYANECLLCAARVSHPQLLVWNEGRCPRVCGITPTEAS encoded by the exons ATGTTTGCTCGAGGAATCATCGTCCTTCTCTGCGTCCTAG TGGCCATATCTGATGGAGAACGAGAG CCTGTTTGCAACCGGCCGCCCGGTGCATGCCCAAAGATCTATGAGCCCGTGTGTGGAACCAATCGAGTAACGTACGCCAATGAGTGCCTGCTGTGTGCTGCCAG AGTTTCTCATCCCCAACTCTTGGTCTGGAATGAAGGCCGCTGTCCCAGAGTGTGTGGGATTACGCCGACTGAGGCCTCTTGA